A section of the Ranitomeya imitator isolate aRanImi1 chromosome 7, aRanImi1.pri, whole genome shotgun sequence genome encodes:
- the LOC138645965 gene encoding histone H2A type 1 yields MSGRGKQGGKVRAKAKTRSSRAGLQFPVGRVHRLLRKGNYAERVGAGAPVYLAAVLEYLTAEILELAGNAARDNKKTRIIPRHLQLAVRNDEELNRLLGGVTIAQGGVLPNIQAVLLPKKTESSKASKSK; encoded by the coding sequence ATGTCTGGACGCGGCAAACAAGGAGGAAAGGTCCGTGCTAAGGCCAAGACCCGCTCATCCCGGGCAGGACTGCAGTTCCCAGTCGGCCGTGTGCACAGGCTTCTCCGCAAGGGCAACTACGCTGAGAGAGTCGGCGCCGGCGCTCCGGTCTATCTGGCCgctgtgctggagtatctgaccGCTGAGATCCTGGAATTGGCCGGCAATGCTGCCCGGGACAACAAGAAGACCCGCATCATCCCCCGTCACCTGCAGCTGGCGGTGCGCAATGACGaggagctgaacaggctgctgggtgGGGTGACCATTGCCCAGGGGGGCGTCCTGCCCAACATCCAGGCCGTGCTGCTGCCCAAGAAGACCGAGAGTAGCAAGGCGAGCAAGAGCAAGTGA
- the LOC138645964 gene encoding histone H3 has protein sequence MARTKQTARKSTGGKAPRKQLATKAARKSAPATGGVKKPHRYRPGTVALREIRRYQKSTELLIRKLPFQRLVREIAQDFKTDLRFQSSAVMALQEASEAYLVGLFEDTNLCAIHAKRVTIMPKDIQLARRIRGERA, from the coding sequence ATGGCAAGAACTAAGCAGACCGCTCGTAAATCCACCGGAGGGAAAGCTCCCCGCAAGCAGCTGGCCACAAAGgccgccaggaagagcgctccCGCCACTGGTGGAGTGAAGAAGCCGCATCGTTACCGGCCAGGAACAGTCGCTCTCCGTGAGATCCGCCGCTATCAGAAATCCACCGAGCTGCTGATCCGTAAGCTTCCCTTCCAGCGCCTGGTGAGGGAGATCGCCCAGGACTTCAAGACCGATCTGCGTTTCCAGAGTTCGGCCGTCATGGCCCTGCAGGAGGCCAGCGAGGCTTATCTGGTGGGGTTGTTCGAAGACACCAACCTGTGCGCCATCCACGCCAAGAGGGTCACCATCATGCCCAAAGACATCCAGCTGGCCCGCCGGATCCGTGGGGAGAGAGCTTAG
- the LOC138645966 gene encoding histone H1C-like, whose protein sequence is MAETAPAAAPPPAEPAAKSKKQPKKSAAKKSNKPSGPSVSELIVKAVSASKERSGVSLAALKKALSAGGYDVEKNNSRLKLAVKALVTKGALLQVKGSGASGSFKLNKKQETKDKVAKTKPAAAAKPKKPAAAKKAAKSPKKPKKAPTAAKKSPKKAKKPAAAKKAAKSPKKPKAAPKPKKVTKSPAKKAAKPAKSPAKKAAKAKKPAAKK, encoded by the coding sequence atggcagagaccgcgccagccgccgctccccctcccgcagaaccggccgccaaatccaagaagcagccgaaGAAATCTGCTGCCAAGAAGAGCAATAAACCCTCCGGCCCCAGCGTCTCCGAGCTGATCGTGAAAGCCGTGTCCGCCTCCAAGGAGCGCAGCGGGGTGTCTCTGGCCGCCCTGAAGAAGGCTCTGTCTGCTGGAGGATACGATGTAGAGAAGAACAACAGCCGCCTGAAGCTGGCCGTCAAGGCTCTGGTCACCAAGGGCGCCCTCCTCCAGGTGAAAGGCAGCGGCGCCTCCGGGTCCTTCAAGCTGAACAAGAAGCAGGAGACGAAGGACAAAGTGGCCAAGACGAAGCCAGCAGCTGCGGCCAAACCTAAGAAACCCGCTGCTGCCAAGAAAGCCGCCAAATCTCCGAAGAAGCCCAAGAAGGCTCCGACTGCGGCCAAGAAGAGCCCGAAAAAGGCCAAGAAGCCCGCAGCTGCCAAGAAAGCGGCCAAGAGCCCCAAGAAGCCGAAAGCCGCTCCCAAGCCCAAGAAGGTGACGAAGAGTCCGGCTAAGAAGGCGGCCAAACCCGCCAAGAGTCCGGCTAAGAAGGCTGCGAAAGCAAAGAAGCCCGCGGCTAAGAAATAA